The Microbacterium luteum genome includes a region encoding these proteins:
- a CDS encoding HNH endonuclease signature motif containing protein produces MFSPGDESSETAQRTAAFVRRLTAARAEEATAAAKTSAILAEAYAFTVEQTERLRSTSAKEREMPLRAMAAELAVASRMNDRTMQTHLYDAHRLVNDFPDSWNALHEGRISRAHTAVIVDTGRELDDSAARGAFEHDVLAYAETTSPARVRSYAEQVAENLNPRSIQERHDDAVLDRRIWVDDLRDGMSMLGVIGPSVAVHGIYDRLTRQGKAIKAADRAARREATEREGACGAAPEIPCDDDTAPTVEGEAPVQEDLWFDERSLNQIRTDVLLDMLLTASPSVDPTRGVVEGGLGAIRGHVQVTVPATTLAGTTLGGAQLNGKCAVDPETAKILAGNAPDFDRVFLDPITGVVLAVDRRFATPAQRRYLVARDIRCRFPGCRRPAMDCDIDHREDWALGGKTDVENLGAFCESHHTLKQAAGWTVVQMPGGRLHFTAPSGLEYVEDPPPRVMFMPDRIGAPGDADPPEAEAPAAPF; encoded by the coding sequence ATGTTCTCTCCCGGCGACGAGTCATCTGAGACCGCGCAGCGCACCGCAGCGTTCGTGCGCCGTCTGACGGCGGCTCGAGCCGAGGAGGCCACCGCAGCAGCGAAGACCTCCGCAATCTTGGCCGAGGCCTACGCGTTTACCGTCGAGCAGACGGAACGCTTGCGCTCAACGTCGGCGAAAGAACGCGAGATGCCGCTACGCGCGATGGCCGCGGAACTCGCGGTCGCGTCGAGGATGAACGACCGCACGATGCAGACGCATCTCTACGACGCACACCGTCTCGTCAACGACTTCCCCGACTCCTGGAATGCGCTGCACGAAGGGCGCATCTCCCGAGCGCACACCGCGGTGATCGTCGACACCGGCCGTGAACTCGACGACAGCGCCGCGCGAGGCGCCTTCGAGCACGATGTATTGGCCTACGCCGAGACGACGTCTCCGGCGAGGGTGCGGTCGTATGCGGAGCAGGTCGCGGAGAACCTCAACCCTCGGTCGATCCAGGAGCGGCACGACGACGCCGTGCTCGATCGACGCATCTGGGTCGACGACCTTCGAGACGGCATGTCAATGCTCGGGGTGATCGGGCCGAGCGTGGCGGTGCATGGGATCTATGACCGGTTGACCCGGCAGGGAAAGGCGATCAAGGCCGCCGACCGGGCCGCCAGACGTGAAGCCACTGAGCGCGAAGGCGCTTGCGGAGCCGCTCCCGAAATTCCGTGCGATGACGACACCGCGCCCACCGTCGAGGGTGAGGCGCCCGTCCAAGAGGACTTGTGGTTCGATGAGCGGTCGCTGAATCAGATCCGCACCGATGTGCTGCTGGACATGCTGCTCACCGCATCGCCCTCGGTCGACCCGACCCGTGGCGTTGTCGAGGGCGGGCTCGGCGCGATCCGCGGACATGTGCAGGTCACCGTCCCCGCCACGACACTCGCGGGAACGACCCTGGGAGGAGCGCAGCTGAACGGCAAATGCGCGGTGGACCCGGAGACGGCGAAGATCCTCGCCGGAAACGCCCCCGACTTCGATCGGGTGTTCCTCGACCCGATCACCGGGGTCGTCCTCGCCGTCGACCGTCGCTTCGCCACACCGGCTCAGCGGAGGTATCTGGTGGCGCGGGATATCCGATGCCGATTCCCCGGGTGCCGCAGACCTGCAATGGACTGCGACATCGACCATCGCGAAGACTGGGCCCTCGGCGGCAAGACCGACGTCGAGAACCTGGGCGCGTTCTGCGAGAGCCACCACACCCTGAAACAAGCCGCCGGCTGGACCGTGGTGCAGATGCCCGGCGGGAGACTGCACTTCACCGCACCTTCGGGGCTGGAATACGTGGAGGACCCACCACCCCGAGTGATGTTCATGCCCGACCGGATCGGCGCTCCCGGCGACGCGGACCCGCCCGAGGCAGAAGCGCCCGCCGCGCCCTTCTAG